In a genomic window of Thiolapillus brandeum:
- a CDS encoding phosphopantetheine-binding protein, with protein MNEFQREMAALIIEAVNLEEVNVDDIDPQAPLFGDGLGLDSIDALELALAIAQNYGVQIKSDDQNNQQIFSSLAALSEFVEAQRQA; from the coding sequence ATGAACGAATTCCAGAGGGAAATGGCTGCGCTGATTATCGAAGCAGTCAACCTGGAAGAGGTCAATGTGGATGATATCGATCCACAAGCACCACTGTTTGGCGATGGTCTGGGGCTGGACTCCATCGATGCTTTGGAGTTGGCATTGGCCATTGCTCAGAACTACGGGGTGCAGATTAAATCCGATGATCAGAACAACCAGCAGATATTCAGTTCACTGGCCGCTCTGAGCGAGTTTGTCGAGGCTCAGCGCCAAGCCTGA
- a CDS encoding COG4648 family protein: protein MRFLFSLLLIVSPFLIHGLILANRIDWAMYWLAGLICIWGLVYLAGQGWHSFTGYLVIGAGMALLLLPAWQGQQLFKFLPLALYLSLATLFFTTLLPGRVPLITRLASLMRQGQMPVAVIRYTRRVTQLWVLFFFCMGVATLWLALYGSFGQWSLFVNVISYALMAAMFLLEFLCRRRVLGNLVDYSFNEFLRGLLRLDYARLFKS from the coding sequence ATGCGCTTCCTCTTCAGCTTGTTGCTGATTGTTTCCCCATTTCTCATTCATGGTCTGATACTGGCCAACCGGATCGATTGGGCCATGTATTGGCTGGCAGGACTGATCTGCATCTGGGGGCTGGTGTATCTGGCTGGCCAGGGTTGGCATTCATTCACGGGATATCTGGTCATTGGCGCTGGCATGGCCCTGCTGCTGTTGCCCGCATGGCAGGGCCAGCAGTTGTTCAAATTCCTCCCTCTTGCCCTGTATCTGTCGCTGGCCACGCTGTTTTTCACTACTCTGTTGCCGGGACGGGTGCCTCTCATCACCCGGCTCGCTTCGCTCATGCGCCAGGGACAGATGCCAGTAGCGGTGATTCGCTATACCCGCAGGGTGACTCAGCTGTGGGTGTTGTTTTTTTTCTGCATGGGAGTGGCAACACTGTGGCTGGCCCTGTATGGCAGCTTCGGCCAGTGGTCCCTGTTTGTGAATGTCATAAGCTATGCTCTTATGGCTGCGATGTTTTTGCTTGAGTTTCTGTGCCGCCGTCGGGTTTTGGGCAATCTGGTGGACTATAGTTTCAATGAATTTCTCCGGGGGCTGCTGCGATTGGATTATGCTCGGCTGTTCAAAAGCTGA
- a CDS encoding AMP-binding protein, translated as MSGFSLFHPEALPRSLLLNGGQELTYSEVLYRASQLAQTLPDARYCILRSEGLDHFIYGWLAALMRGQTLLLPPSRAAVAIEEIHRQYPDSYCLNRVDDKAASTPVIATEWLEALSGKMHELPRLPADHLAAVVFTSGSTGQPEPNLKYWGDLVQGSRALQARLGISRQSRIMATVPAQHMYGLETSVLAPLLSGASVHAQSLFFPADIHQAMENLSSPPVLVTTPLHLRALVNAGLEWPRIRMILSATAPLQKELASEAENCFQAPVMEVFGCSEAGSFSSRRPAMETDWFLYDSVTLRQQGKHFLLDADHLPSPVRLTDRLELMDHRHFRFLGRQQDMIKVAGKRISLTELNTRLLQIPGVEDGVFLLRNGAGRERQRLMALVVAPDMVPEAIRQELLGLIDPVFLPRPLVKVASLPRNPTGKLPQGALDRLIQELNTG; from the coding sequence ATGAGCGGGTTTTCCCTGTTTCATCCCGAAGCGTTACCACGGTCGTTGTTGTTGAACGGTGGCCAGGAGTTGACTTACTCCGAGGTTCTGTACCGCGCCAGCCAGCTTGCGCAGACATTGCCTGATGCGCGTTACTGTATTCTCCGCTCTGAAGGGCTGGATCATTTCATTTATGGCTGGCTGGCGGCGCTCATGCGGGGACAGACGCTGTTGTTGCCTCCCAGCCGCGCGGCGGTGGCCATCGAAGAGATTCACCGGCAGTATCCGGACAGCTACTGTCTGAACAGGGTTGATGACAAGGCTGCTTCAACACCCGTCATTGCAACAGAATGGCTGGAAGCACTTTCAGGAAAGATGCATGAACTGCCCAGGCTACCGGCTGACCACCTGGCTGCGGTAGTGTTTACGTCCGGAAGTACCGGGCAGCCGGAACCCAACCTGAAATACTGGGGAGACCTGGTTCAGGGCTCACGGGCTCTGCAGGCCCGCCTGGGAATATCCCGCCAGAGCCGGATTATGGCGACTGTGCCCGCACAGCATATGTACGGACTTGAAACCAGCGTCCTGGCGCCATTGCTCTCGGGCGCCAGTGTACATGCCCAAAGCCTGTTTTTTCCCGCGGATATCCATCAAGCCATGGAGAATCTGTCCAGCCCACCCGTGCTGGTTACCACGCCTTTGCATCTGCGCGCCCTGGTCAACGCCGGGTTGGAATGGCCTCGGATCCGGATGATACTTTCGGCCACGGCTCCGTTGCAGAAAGAGCTGGCCTCTGAGGCCGAAAATTGTTTCCAGGCTCCAGTGATGGAGGTATTTGGCTGCTCGGAAGCCGGCTCATTCTCCAGCAGACGCCCGGCCATGGAAACAGACTGGTTCCTGTATGATTCGGTCACCCTTCGGCAACAGGGCAAACACTTTCTGCTCGATGCGGATCATCTGCCGTCTCCGGTGAGGCTCACTGATCGTCTTGAGCTGATGGATCACAGACACTTCCGGTTTCTGGGACGCCAACAGGATATGATCAAGGTGGCTGGAAAGCGCATTTCCCTGACGGAGCTGAATACACGTCTGCTGCAGATTCCGGGGGTGGAGGATGGAGTTTTCCTGCTGCGCAACGGCGCAGGCCGGGAAAGGCAACGCCTGATGGCTCTGGTGGTCGCGCCGGACATGGTGCCGGAGGCTATTCGTCAGGAATTGCTGGGGCTCATCGACCCGGTTTTCCTGCCCCGGCCCTTGGTGAAAGTCGCCAGCCTGCCGCGCAATCCCACGGGAAAATTGCCTCAGGGGGCGTTGGACCGCTTGATTCAGGAGTTGAACACCGGATGA
- a CDS encoding LpxL/LpxP family acyltransferase translates to MSTAWFAQKERSTTFWLRVIIWIARHLGRGVARGLLYPITGYFVVSSPATRKASRDFLQRVLDRPPGWKDVFRHHHCFASVILDRVFLLTGRESLLDIQVHGYEMALEQLAKGKGAILLGSHLGSFEALRVLGMYDAQLSLKVLMIVEHNQMITRMLNLLNPEVARSVIPVGQPDTFLRVKEALDKGEIVGMLGDRVVDKEKQLRCDFLGEPAGFPMGPMQLAVALKVPVIMFYGIYAGGNRYQVYFELLTPGFDGSREQRQTAIQELVCRYATHLEAKAKMAPYNWFNFYDYWRD, encoded by the coding sequence ATGAGTACCGCATGGTTTGCACAAAAGGAGCGTAGTACCACTTTCTGGCTGAGGGTGATTATCTGGATAGCCCGGCATCTTGGGCGCGGGGTGGCGCGTGGACTGCTCTATCCCATTACCGGATACTTTGTCGTCAGTTCTCCGGCTACCCGCAAAGCATCGAGGGATTTTCTGCAAAGAGTGCTGGACAGACCGCCGGGATGGAAAGATGTTTTTCGTCACCATCACTGTTTTGCCAGTGTCATCCTCGATCGGGTATTCCTGCTGACCGGGAGGGAGTCTTTGCTGGATATCCAGGTGCATGGCTACGAGATGGCTCTGGAACAGCTGGCCAAAGGCAAGGGCGCCATTTTGCTGGGTTCGCACCTGGGCAGTTTTGAAGCCCTGCGGGTTCTGGGCATGTATGACGCGCAGTTGTCACTCAAGGTGTTGATGATTGTTGAACACAATCAGATGATTACCCGCATGCTGAATCTGCTCAATCCGGAGGTGGCCCGGTCGGTGATCCCGGTGGGACAGCCGGATACCTTTCTAAGGGTCAAGGAAGCCCTGGACAAGGGAGAGATTGTGGGGATGCTGGGTGACCGGGTGGTGGACAAGGAAAAACAGTTGCGTTGTGATTTCCTCGGTGAGCCGGCAGGTTTTCCCATGGGGCCTATGCAGTTGGCGGTAGCCCTCAAAGTGCCGGTGATCATGTTCTACGGCATTTATGCCGGAGGCAATCGCTACCAGGTGTATTTTGAACTACTTACCCCAGGCTTCGACGGATCCCGGGAACAGCGCCAGACGGCCATACAGGAACTGGTTTGTCGCTATGCGACTCATCTGGAAGCCAAGGCGAAAATGGCACCGTACAATTGGTTCAACTTTTACGACTACTGGCGTGATTGA
- a CDS encoding LolA-related protein: MNVNGAKVVFGVLLTGILGCLTAISPSWAGQDLRGLMDALAKGGTSRVAFVEEKHLDMLDVPLIQKGSLRFTPPDRFERVLDGSGGGRFTIDGERVLQQQGGVHRELDLGQLPAVKAFAASFGATLRGDLEMLQKYYQIQFGGSRDSWELELVPKDPQLQRFVTRIVIRGQDARVMGMEIHEVNGDWSDMRLLYE, from the coding sequence ATGAATGTAAACGGAGCCAAAGTGGTATTCGGCGTACTGCTGACCGGAATTCTTGGTTGTCTGACGGCCATTTCCCCGTCCTGGGCCGGGCAGGATCTGCGCGGATTGATGGATGCTCTGGCCAAAGGCGGCACAAGCCGGGTCGCTTTTGTAGAAGAGAAGCACCTGGATATGCTGGATGTGCCGCTGATCCAGAAAGGCAGTCTCCGTTTCACTCCTCCGGATCGTTTTGAACGTGTCCTCGATGGCTCCGGCGGAGGCCGCTTCACCATCGACGGGGAACGGGTGTTGCAACAGCAGGGCGGGGTACACCGGGAACTGGACCTGGGTCAGTTGCCGGCAGTGAAGGCATTTGCGGCATCCTTCGGGGCGACACTGCGAGGCGATCTGGAAATGTTGCAAAAGTATTATCAGATCCAATTTGGCGGATCGAGGGATTCCTGGGAGTTGGAGCTGGTGCCAAAGGATCCGCAACTTCAGCGATTCGTGACCCGGATTGTGATCCGGGGACAGGACGCACGGGTGATGGGCATGGAGATCCATGAAGTCAATGGCGACTGGTCGGATATGAGGTTGTTGTATGAATAG
- a CDS encoding MMPL family transporter, which yields MARRPGIILVLVILLVALAQLVFRTQVQTDMSAFMPHDHDRLQSLLLSQLEQGPAARVWLLALSGASPGMLATASRLFSRKAADSGHFTQVLNGQQQVDEATRKLLFQYRYLLSDRIRPDSYSIDALHRMFLGLLETLRSPLSTFSKALASRDPGGESLYLMQKLMPGNSTLRMEQGVWMDRNAHTALLLLQTRASGTDLDAQLALRHEMLGWLENLSEVSGERGLKLQFAGVPALSLETRQRIREASQRLGILAGGIMLLYMFLVFRSPRRVLMTAFPLLAGVVFGAALVSFCFSGIHGITLAFGTTLLGVAIDYPVHLLTHQQRGETLLQTMGRIRPTLFQGVLSTMLGFSAMLWSDFPGLVQLGLFAISGLFMAVWVTAFVLPLLDGRSNPGSMPLLKRMPGSTWHPDTRIQFALVTVIPGLFLWTLQVHPIWSGDIRALSPVPEVLKEQDRRLRTAMGAADPSAVLLVEGKNVQEVLQREESLLPELQEAVEKGLLKGVESAALLVPAIQRQRQRQSWIPAHHELVSRLNEALADLPFKPGVFAPFIGDLDNSRSLVPLTPDVLQGTLLDLRLQALLLPASGSVIGVMPLVGLQDFAQLRTLLGDIAGKGVWLFDIPKETARMMAGFRDDMVHKASWAFLAIAGLLVVWLRDWRRCLGVLLPVSLAVLVSVMAVLQSGRGMNLFHIVGLLLVAGIGLDYALFFSRKVDSAEEERRTLYALVICCLSTVTVFVLLGLSGIPVLQAIGITVAVGCLAAFLLSWLLAPAVLSHSTCMTHG from the coding sequence ATGGCCCGGCGTCCGGGAATCATCCTGGTGTTGGTGATCCTGCTGGTGGCGCTGGCGCAGCTTGTGTTCCGCACCCAGGTACAAACGGACATGAGCGCATTCATGCCTCATGATCATGACCGGCTGCAGTCCCTGCTGTTGTCACAGCTGGAGCAGGGTCCGGCGGCAAGAGTATGGTTGCTGGCGCTCAGTGGTGCCTCCCCCGGAATGTTGGCCACGGCGAGTCGCCTGTTTTCCCGCAAGGCCGCAGATTCAGGGCATTTCACCCAGGTGCTGAATGGGCAGCAGCAGGTGGATGAGGCCACCCGGAAGCTGTTGTTCCAGTACCGCTATCTGCTCAGTGATCGAATCCGTCCAGACAGCTACAGCATCGATGCGCTGCATCGCATGTTTCTCGGCTTGCTGGAAACCCTGCGCAGCCCGTTGTCCACCTTCAGCAAGGCTCTGGCGTCCAGGGATCCCGGCGGTGAGAGCCTGTATCTGATGCAGAAGCTGATGCCCGGGAACAGCACCCTGCGCATGGAGCAGGGTGTCTGGATGGACAGGAACGCCCATACGGCGTTGCTGTTACTGCAAACCAGGGCCTCGGGAACAGACCTGGATGCCCAGTTGGCTTTGCGCCATGAGATGCTGGGCTGGCTGGAGAACCTCAGCGAGGTATCTGGAGAGCGAGGCCTGAAACTGCAGTTTGCCGGGGTGCCGGCCCTGAGTCTGGAAACCCGTCAGCGTATCCGTGAGGCCAGCCAGCGCCTCGGGATCTTGGCGGGTGGCATCATGTTGCTGTACATGTTTCTCGTGTTTCGCAGTCCCCGCCGGGTGCTGATGACCGCCTTTCCCCTGCTGGCTGGCGTTGTCTTTGGAGCCGCTTTGGTGTCCTTCTGTTTTTCCGGTATCCATGGCATCACTCTGGCTTTCGGCACGACACTGCTGGGGGTGGCCATCGATTATCCGGTGCACCTGCTGACGCATCAGCAGCGGGGGGAAACCCTGCTGCAGACCATGGGGCGAATTCGGCCCACCCTGTTTCAAGGGGTGCTGAGTACCATGCTTGGATTTTCCGCCATGCTGTGGAGTGATTTCCCCGGACTGGTGCAACTGGGGCTGTTCGCCATCAGTGGGCTGTTCATGGCCGTCTGGGTGACGGCTTTCGTCCTGCCCCTGCTCGATGGCCGAAGCAATCCCGGATCCATGCCCTTGTTGAAGCGTATGCCTGGATCAACATGGCATCCGGATACCCGCATCCAATTCGCCCTGGTGACAGTTATTCCGGGCCTGTTTCTCTGGACCCTTCAGGTTCATCCCATCTGGTCCGGGGATATTCGTGCGCTCAGCCCGGTGCCGGAGGTGCTCAAGGAACAGGACAGGCGTTTGCGTACCGCCATGGGGGCTGCAGATCCCTCCGCAGTGTTGCTGGTGGAAGGAAAGAATGTTCAGGAGGTGCTGCAGCGGGAGGAATCCCTGCTGCCAGAATTGCAGGAGGCGGTTGAGAAGGGCCTGCTCAAGGGTGTGGAATCCGCTGCTCTTCTGGTGCCAGCTATCCAGCGTCAACGGCAGCGCCAGTCCTGGATTCCCGCACACCACGAACTGGTCTCGCGTCTGAATGAAGCGCTGGCAGACCTGCCTTTCAAGCCTGGCGTATTTGCGCCTTTTATCGGTGATCTGGACAACAGCCGCAGCCTGGTTCCTCTTACCCCTGATGTCTTGCAGGGTACGCTCCTCGATTTGCGCCTGCAGGCGTTACTGTTGCCTGCGTCGGGAAGTGTTATAGGGGTCATGCCCCTGGTGGGGCTACAGGATTTTGCACAGCTTCGCACACTGCTGGGTGATATTGCCGGAAAAGGCGTCTGGTTGTTTGATATCCCGAAGGAGACTGCCCGGATGATGGCTGGTTTCAGGGATGACATGGTGCATAAGGCCAGCTGGGCCTTTCTGGCCATTGCAGGGTTATTGGTGGTCTGGCTGAGGGATTGGCGGCGCTGCCTGGGCGTACTGCTGCCCGTCAGTCTGGCTGTGTTGGTTTCCGTAATGGCGGTGTTGCAGTCGGGCAGGGGAATGAACCTTTTTCATATTGTCGGATTGCTGCTGGTGGCCGGCATCGGTCTGGATTATGCTTTGTTTTTTTCCCGCAAGGTGGACTCTGCGGAAGAGGAGCGCCGCACCCTGTATGCGCTGGTGATTTGCTGTTTGTCCACGGTAACTGTGTTCGTATTGTTGGGCCTGTCCGGTATTCCTGTGCTTCAGGCTATCGGTATCACAGTGGCCGTGGGCTGCCTGGCGGCATTTCTGCTGTCCTGGCTGCTGGCGCCGGCAGTCTTGTCCCATTCCACCTGCATGACTCATGGTTGA
- a CDS encoding beta-ketoacyl-[acyl-carrier-protein] synthase family protein, with amino-acid sequence MKRALQLTAYTLTSALGQGLQAQMEALYSGRSGLRPCDLEDVDLSTWIGRVPEVEEVSLPEALQEYHCRNHQLAWLGLNQDDFPVAVAEAAEKYGAHRVGVFMGTSTSGVQQMERAYEESVDGQHLANFNYRTTQNIFSLGDFVSRSLGLNGPVQVISTACSSSAKVFAAAYRHMQAGFCDCAVVGGVDSLCKMTLYGFNALQLVSSQPCRPADAERDGLSIGEAAGFALLEWQKPQHRGVSLIGYGESADAYHMSSPHPDGLGAAMSMGQALASAGLKKSDIHYVNLHGTATPANDLSEDKAMMRLFGDELPCSSTKGFTGHTLGAAGIVEALFSAQVLQHQYLPPSAQTRSVDPRINSNILLDGRERQVRRVMSNSFGFGGSNISLVFGSGQ; translated from the coding sequence ATGAAGCGAGCTTTGCAGTTGACGGCTTACACCCTGACCAGTGCTCTCGGCCAGGGTTTGCAGGCGCAGATGGAGGCGCTGTATTCCGGCCGCAGTGGCCTGCGCCCCTGTGATCTGGAAGATGTGGATCTTTCCACCTGGATTGGCCGGGTGCCTGAGGTGGAGGAAGTGTCACTCCCTGAGGCTTTGCAGGAGTATCACTGCCGCAATCACCAGCTGGCCTGGCTGGGGCTGAATCAGGATGATTTTCCTGTGGCAGTGGCTGAGGCGGCTGAAAAATATGGCGCACATCGGGTGGGCGTGTTCATGGGCACTTCGACTTCCGGGGTCCAGCAAATGGAGAGGGCTTACGAAGAGTCGGTCGATGGCCAGCATCTGGCCAACTTCAATTACCGCACCACCCAGAATATATTTTCCCTGGGGGATTTCGTCTCCCGCAGCCTGGGTTTAAATGGGCCGGTACAGGTGATATCCACCGCCTGTTCTTCCAGCGCCAAGGTATTTGCCGCCGCCTATCGGCATATGCAGGCAGGTTTCTGTGATTGCGCGGTGGTTGGCGGCGTGGACAGCCTGTGCAAGATGACCCTGTATGGATTCAACGCCCTGCAGTTGGTGTCATCACAACCCTGTCGTCCCGCGGATGCCGAGCGGGATGGTTTGAGTATCGGTGAGGCAGCGGGTTTTGCCCTGCTGGAGTGGCAGAAACCGCAGCACAGGGGCGTAAGCCTGATTGGCTATGGTGAGAGTGCTGATGCCTATCACATGTCCAGCCCCCACCCTGATGGCCTGGGGGCGGCCATGTCCATGGGGCAGGCCCTGGCATCTGCCGGATTGAAGAAATCGGATATTCACTATGTCAACCTGCATGGCACGGCTACCCCGGCCAACGACCTGTCTGAAGACAAGGCCATGATGCGCCTGTTTGGTGACGAATTGCCATGCTCATCCACCAAGGGTTTTACCGGGCATACTCTGGGGGCTGCGGGTATCGTGGAAGCCCTGTTCAGTGCCCAGGTATTGCAGCACCAATACCTTCCGCCAAGTGCGCAAACCCGCAGTGTTGACCCGCGCATCAACTCCAATATCCTACTCGATGGCCGGGAACGGCAGGTTCGCCGGGTCATGAGTAATTCCTTTGGTTTTGGCGGTAGCAACATCAGCCTGGTGTTCGGGAGCGGACAATGA